CCTTCGTAGCTACCGGTTTCGTCGAACCCGTCTTCGTTGCCCACTTCGACGTATTGCAAATCGAAGGGCTTGGGATGTCCGTCCTTGGCGCGCCGGGCTCCCCATTTGGTGCTCGTGCTTCCCGTCAGATATTCGATTTCATTGAGGGCGTCCTCTACAAAGCCTTGCAACTCGGGACCGGCTTCGATGACGTCGCGACGGAGGACGTAACCGGCGAAGACCGCCAACACCGGCTTGGCGTTCATGTCTTCGATCCAGTTCATGTACTCCAGCAAACCGAGACCGTCCGACGAGCGATAGCCCCATGGGCACTGGTGTCCGGGCCGATCTTCGAGCGGGCCCAGCGTGTTCTTCCAGTCGAATCGCTCCTTGAATAGGTTGCCCTCCAGGTAGTTGCCGCCGGGGAAGCGAAGGAACTTCGGCTGCATGTCCTTCAACAGCTTCAAGAGGTCGGGGCGAGTTCCGTTCGGACGGTTGTTGGTGGTGGGCGGGAAAAGGGAAACGAGGCTCAGCCAAACGGGGCCGCCCTTGGCGCGAACGACGAATCGGGCGTCCGCCGTTTTGGGAGACGACGCTTTCGTGGTCAATGTGAGTTCATATTTCTTCCACTTGGAGACTACGCCGCTCACCGTGCCCTTCGCATAGATTTCCTTTCCGTCGGCGCTTTCTATCGAAACCTCGATGTCCTCGCTGGTGGCGGCGCGGGCAAAGAGCGAAACGCGGTAATCGGTGATTGGCCAGACGGGGATGCCCCAGTAGCCGTCGTTGGCGACGCCAAGCGTGCCGTCGCCTTCCATCTTGAGGCTAACGCCAAGGGCCGGTGTCGGGGCGGTGTCGTGGTCGAGCGACAGCTTGGTGTTACCTTCCGGCGTCCAATGCGGGATGGTGCGCGGGTTGTCTTTGAACGCCCGGTTCTGGATCAGTTCAGCGTAGAGTCCGCCGTCGTACGAGTGGTTGATCTCCTCCGTCATCAGACCGTAAAGCATTGGGCTGACCTTATGGCCCGGCTTGGTCAGATCGAGCGTGATCGAGGTCTGAGCGGGCACCGTCGCGGCAAGAAAGGCGGCCGCCATCGACAATGATTTCAGCTTGAGGGAGATCATGGACGGATATTACCATTCTCGTTTAGCAATATCCTGTCGTCTGCATTAGGGCTATTGATAGAACGCTTGGCCATGAAGGCGTACAATCTTGACTCTAGTTATGTTGTCGCCCGATCTTGCCCGCCGCTTTTCTAACTCGACCCTTGGTCATGTTGGGCGAAAGTATCCGTACCATATGAGCCACCTCTTTTATGGCCCGGAAACCTTAACGCCATCTGAGCGACATCCGATCTTTTACGGCAGCTTTGACTGGCATAGTTGCGTCCATGGGTGGTGGCAGCTTTTTCGAATCGCCCGGCTGCAGCCTGCCCTTTCCCACGAAATTTATGATCGAGCGGTGACAGTCTTTACGGCGGACGCTGTTCGGGGCGAGGTCGAATATCTGACCAAAAATCCGTCATTCGAGCGGCCGTATGGTTGGGGGTGGCTGTTGGCGCTTCATCAGGAGATGTGGCTCCAGACGACCGACGGCGCATCCACACTCGAACCGCTGGCCCGGCTCATCGCCGATCTTTTGAAGGACTACCTGCCGCGCCTCACCTATCCGATCCGAGCGGGCACGCATGCCAACACCGCCTTCGCGCTGATCCATGCGCGGCGCTGGTTTCATGTCTTTGATTCAGATGGACACGAGCTTGTCGTCGACTGGGCAAAGAGTCGATTTGGCAACGATTCGGCGGCGCCTTGGCTGGAGCCGAGCGGCGAGGACTTCTTGTCACCGACCCTCACCGAAGCGGTTCTGATGGCGGAGATTTTGCCTCCTGGCGAGTTTGTTAAATGGTTCGAGCACTTTCTGCCGAACTTGCCCGACAATCTTCTAGCTCCAGTCGATGTTTCGGATCGGACGGATGGGCGGATCGGACATCTCGACGGGCTCAACCTTAGTCGGGCTTGGTGCTGGCGGATTTTGGGGCTCCATATGCCCGCCATTCGCGAGCTGACAGAC
The sequence above is a segment of the Armatimonadota bacterium genome. Coding sequences within it:
- a CDS encoding alpha-N-arabinofuranosidase; amino-acid sequence: MISLKLKSLSMAAAFLAATVPAQTSITLDLTKPGHKVSPMLYGLMTEEINHSYDGGLYAELIQNRAFKDNPRTIPHWTPEGNTKLSLDHDTAPTPALGVSLKMEGDGTLGVANDGYWGIPVWPITDYRVSLFARAATSEDIEVSIESADGKEIYAKGTVSGVVSKWKKYELTLTTKASSPKTADARFVVRAKGGPVWLSLVSLFPPTTNNRPNGTRPDLLKLLKDMQPKFLRFPGGNYLEGNLFKERFDWKNTLGPLEDRPGHQCPWGYRSSDGLGLLEYMNWIEDMNAKPVLAVFAGYVLRRDVIEAGPELQGFVEDALNEIEYLTGSTSTKWGARRAKDGHPKPFDLQYVEVGNEDGFDETGSYEGRFAQFYDAIKKKYPKIKVISTTGGKDWLGVKFPINIRRPDLVDEHYYASTWDMMAMASKYDDYSRRGPRIFVGEWASQDVPEPWTNAGQKGPTPNLNCALADAAFMTGMERNSDIVEMSCYAPLLVNVNPGGRQWAVNLIGYDGLTSFGSPSYYAQQMFGENLGDKTIVSTDSGVPTQSNGKQTIPALFHVATMDSKTGTIYLKVVNPQSTSQTVDFDLKGISNVRSSGTQIQLAGADPKDMNSIADPKKVAPETTTISGLGSKFTRSFPPYSITVLKIETR
- a CDS encoding DUF2891 family protein, with protein sequence MLSPDLARRFSNSTLGHVGRKYPYHMSHLFYGPETLTPSERHPIFYGSFDWHSCVHGWWQLFRIARLQPALSHEIYDRAVTVFTADAVRGEVEYLTKNPSFERPYGWGWLLALHQEMWLQTTDGASTLEPLARLIADLLKDYLPRLTYPIRAGTHANTAFALIHARRWFHVFDSDGHELVVDWAKSRFGNDSAAPWLEPSGEDFLSPTLTEAVLMAEILPPGEFVKWFEHFLPNLPDNLLAPVDVSDRTDGRIGHLDGLNLSRAWCWRILGLHMPAIRELTDKAFLSQMDAALPHLEANYMSEHWLCSFALLALTDSGKA